From Nitrosopumilus sp. b3, the proteins below share one genomic window:
- a CDS encoding 30S ribosomal protein S30e, with protein MATHGSLTKAGKVRGQTPKVEGRKIVGTSSSLRNKSNFKKRFVLGRFPGQNKPGQRRKRR; from the coding sequence ATGGCAACACACGGTTCACTTACCAAAGCAGGTAAAGTGAGAGGACAGACACCAAAGGTTGAAGGAAGAAAAATTGTAGGTACTAGCTCTAGTCTAAGAAACAAAAGTAACTTCAAAAAACGATTTGTCCTAGGTAGATTCCCTGGACAGAACAAACCAGGACAAAGAAGAAAGCGACGTTAG
- a CDS encoding radical SAM protein has translation MGTPKIVLTADRTLMSPYRGLSLATFFGCAPALDPNRDKSSFWYKILGNQVTPKILFDFICNYIPHTNGVANYAPYGLRKLEAGLLRDGFSRQDVVVAHPDHIEKFIGPQTEVVGTYEMDPLGMGPVTMTFTYGRKQTSYDEFYNAELHHRIKAAKLKTGSKAKVISGASGTWQYNYDPEKIEEFGIYAILEGELGGIAPEIDGHAGRFFNYLINGEFENMDPFRKRSDFKVNVKEFERNGKKIHGRFVNFWDRPELEEIPDIVEPSMHGMVEVMRGCGRGCKFCDVTLRSLRYYSPEKVKKEIEVNIKKGGSKSAWIHSDDIFVYGMDPRTAKGMEPNREALEELFTAIMSTGVEHTNPTHGTLAGAIADEKLIPNLSKIIKAGPDNMIGVQAGFETGSLRLIGKYADRKLAPYDPSEWHWVVKEGVKTLNQDYWIPAFTLIMGLDNDETPEDSWETIRLLSELEHEQPDSMFTATALTFVPIGLLEKSDFFNIGNEMTPAQLGVLYKTWQHNFKYGIQKFMTKTGSKGPQRYFFNAIARSLGGVPLGAMERYARRKSKEHEQVIETVKAKYW, from the coding sequence ATGGGAACTCCGAAAATTGTTTTAACTGCAGACAGAACTTTAATGTCTCCATATCGAGGACTTTCATTAGCTACCTTTTTTGGATGTGCACCTGCACTTGACCCTAATCGGGATAAAAGCAGTTTTTGGTACAAAATTCTTGGAAATCAAGTAACCCCAAAAATTCTGTTTGATTTTATTTGTAATTATATTCCTCACACAAATGGTGTTGCAAACTATGCCCCATACGGTTTGAGAAAATTAGAAGCCGGTTTACTCCGAGATGGATTTAGCAGACAAGATGTAGTTGTAGCTCATCCTGATCACATTGAAAAATTCATTGGCCCTCAAACTGAAGTTGTTGGAACTTATGAAATGGATCCTCTTGGAATGGGTCCTGTAACAATGACATTTACTTATGGTAGAAAACAAACCTCTTATGATGAATTTTACAATGCTGAATTACATCATAGAATCAAAGCTGCTAAATTAAAAACTGGTAGTAAGGCAAAAGTGATTTCCGGTGCATCTGGAACTTGGCAATACAATTATGATCCAGAAAAAATTGAAGAGTTTGGAATCTATGCAATTCTAGAGGGAGAATTGGGTGGAATTGCACCTGAAATTGACGGACATGCTGGAAGATTCTTCAATTATTTGATTAATGGTGAATTTGAAAATATGGATCCTTTCAGAAAGAGAAGTGACTTTAAAGTCAACGTAAAAGAATTTGAAAGAAATGGTAAAAAAATCCATGGACGATTTGTTAATTTCTGGGATAGACCTGAACTAGAAGAAATTCCTGACATTGTAGAACCAAGTATGCATGGAATGGTAGAGGTAATGCGTGGTTGTGGTAGAGGTTGTAAATTCTGTGATGTTACATTAAGATCATTGAGATACTATTCTCCAGAAAAAGTCAAAAAAGAAATTGAAGTTAACATTAAGAAAGGTGGCTCCAAGTCTGCTTGGATTCATAGTGATGATATCTTTGTTTATGGAATGGATCCTAGAACCGCAAAAGGAATGGAGCCAAACAGAGAAGCTCTTGAAGAACTATTTACAGCAATCATGTCTACAGGAGTTGAGCACACAAATCCCACACATGGTACATTGGCAGGAGCAATTGCTGATGAAAAATTAATTCCAAATCTTTCTAAAATTATCAAAGCAGGACCTGACAACATGATTGGTGTTCAAGCTGGATTTGAAACTGGCAGTCTTAGACTAATTGGTAAATACGCTGATAGAAAATTAGCCCCTTATGATCCATCTGAATGGCACTGGGTTGTAAAAGAAGGTGTTAAGACATTAAATCAGGACTATTGGATTCCTGCCTTCACATTAATTATGGGTCTTGATAATGATGAAACTCCTGAAGACTCTTGGGAGACAATTCGTTTACTCAGTGAACTAGAGCATGAGCAACCTGATTCCATGTTTACTGCAACTGCACTAACCTTCGTTCCTATTGGATTGCTAGAAAAATCTGATTTCTTTAATATCGGAAATGAAATGACTCCTGCTCAGCTTGGAGTTCTATACAAGACATGGCAGCACAATTTCAAATATGGTATTCAAAAATTCATGACCAAAACTGGTTCTAAAGGACCTCAAAGATACTTCTTTAACGCCATTGCAAGATCTCTTGGCGGTGTTCCATTAGGTGCCATGGAGAGATATGCACGTAGAAAGAGTAAGGAACACGAACAAGTTATTGAGACTGTAAAGGCCAAATACTGGTAG
- a CDS encoding dihydroorotate dehydrogenase electron transfer subunit translates to MQRNHNHTTIVTIEKVIDETPTVRTLVFSDDVMSNVLPGQFAMVWIPGVNELPMSVMITREPGKAAFTVRKHGPASTGLFNIKEGQQIGIRGPYGNSFDLKEGKLLLVGGGTGLVPMMRLLSFVKPTDDVTVLIGAKSKDEVFFEEFANSMLENNSHKVLVSTDDGSYGEKGFVTDLVEKLVNESHFDGVYVCGPEIMMYKTVQSAHSRNMFVQASLERMMKCGVGICGSCCVGEDLVCRDGTVFDGEHLSSNKEFGHFYRNKAGILEKY, encoded by the coding sequence TTGCAAAGAAATCATAATCATACAACAATTGTCACAATTGAAAAAGTAATTGATGAAACACCTACTGTTAGAACTCTGGTTTTTTCTGATGATGTAATGTCAAATGTACTTCCTGGACAATTTGCAATGGTTTGGATTCCCGGAGTTAATGAATTACCAATGAGTGTAATGATTACTAGAGAACCTGGAAAAGCTGCATTTACTGTGAGAAAACATGGACCAGCTTCAACTGGATTATTTAATATCAAAGAAGGACAACAGATTGGAATTCGCGGTCCTTATGGAAATTCATTTGATCTAAAAGAAGGAAAACTTTTGTTAGTGGGTGGTGGAACTGGTCTTGTTCCAATGATGCGATTGCTTTCATTTGTAAAACCTACAGATGATGTTACTGTTCTGATAGGGGCAAAATCAAAAGATGAAGTTTTCTTTGAAGAATTTGCAAATAGCATGCTGGAGAACAATTCTCACAAAGTACTCGTTTCAACTGATGATGGAAGTTATGGCGAAAAAGGCTTTGTTACTGATTTAGTTGAAAAACTAGTCAATGAATCTCATTTTGATGGTGTGTATGTGTGTGGGCCAGAAATAATGATGTATAAAACTGTCCAATCTGCACATTCAAGGAACATGTTTGTCCAAGCAAGTCTTGAGAGAATGATGAAATGTGGTGTTGGAATTTGTGGAAGTTGCTGCGTTGGTGAAGACCTAGTATGCAGGGATGGTACTGTCTTTGATGGTGAGCATCTTTCTTCAAACAAGGAATTTGGTCATTTTTACAGGAATAAGGCTGGAATTTTAGAAAAATATTGA
- a CDS encoding dihydroorotate dehydrogenase, which translates to MNQLLYSKPSSLFKVETSLATSIGQIQLDRPVMLASGILGISLDVFNRLYRSGAGAVVTKSLSTEPWEGYPNPTIFGVKGGGWINAVGLSNPGAPNFAKMIEPNQDVPIVVSLVGSIPEDFEFMIKQFENCKVTAYELNLSCPHVAKVGLEVGDDPELVRKIVTTSKNSTDVPIIAKVGLGTTHYLNTVGTAIDSGIDAITAINTVRAMAIDVETQRPILSNKFGGLSGTPIKPIALRCVYEISSKYDIPIIGCGGVSTWEDAVEFFLAGASAIQLGSAVGDNWINVFGEINNGILEYMKRKNYSSIKEMVGLAKKS; encoded by the coding sequence GTGAATCAACTATTATATTCGAAACCAAGTTCATTATTCAAAGTGGAAACCAGTCTTGCAACTTCCATAGGTCAAATTCAATTAGATAGGCCTGTAATGCTTGCATCTGGAATTTTAGGTATATCTTTGGATGTTTTTAATCGATTATATCGTTCAGGTGCTGGTGCAGTTGTAACAAAATCACTTAGTACAGAACCATGGGAGGGTTATCCAAATCCAACAATCTTTGGCGTAAAAGGTGGTGGTTGGATAAATGCTGTAGGCCTATCCAACCCTGGAGCTCCAAATTTTGCTAAAATGATTGAACCAAACCAAGATGTTCCAATTGTAGTTAGTTTGGTTGGCTCAATTCCTGAAGATTTTGAGTTTATGATAAAACAATTTGAAAATTGTAAAGTTACAGCATATGAGCTAAATTTATCCTGCCCTCATGTTGCCAAAGTTGGTTTGGAAGTTGGCGATGATCCTGAACTAGTTAGAAAGATTGTAACTACATCTAAAAATTCAACTGATGTTCCTATAATTGCTAAAGTCGGTTTAGGAACTACTCATTATCTTAACACTGTAGGCACTGCAATAGATTCTGGAATTGATGCCATTACTGCAATCAATACTGTTAGGGCTATGGCTATTGATGTTGAAACACAGCGACCTATTCTTAGCAATAAATTTGGTGGATTATCTGGAACTCCAATCAAACCTATTGCGTTGAGATGTGTGTATGAGATTTCTTCAAAATATGACATTCCAATTATTGGATGTGGTGGTGTCTCAACTTGGGAGGATGCAGTAGAGTTCTTCTTGGCAGGTGCATCTGCAATTCAACTTGGAAGTGCGGTTGGTGATAATTGGATAAATGTATTTGGTGAAATCAATAATGGTATTCTAGAATACATGAAAAGAAAAAATTATTCTTCAATAAAGGAGATGGTGGGTCTTGCAAAGAAATCATAA
- a CDS encoding ribonucleotide-diphosphate reductase subunit beta codes for MYSVILTEFGISVFNDDKLEKSFPFSNPVKEYLLVKNKESKLNELINYLASIQRGVSVSDEALLAILKKHSIDCYLMDAAQLDNVQATKPQIIVDSGFASNLQDTLGKLREFALGISSSKVTEVSESPDLHIIQAINSLDEIDKIANGLSSRLREWYGLHFPELDNIIDSINGYAQIVLAGKRESLTKQVFEEAGFPESKVEMLTLISSKSRGGDISDVNLAIVQSIAKQILDFHELRKKLEEHVETAMQEIAPNLSAILGSAVGARILGRAGSLKRLASLPASTIQVLGAEKALFRSLKTGSQPPKHGLLFQHAMVHAAPRWQRGKIARAVAAKAVIAARVDVYGEGLNQTLLEKLNIRVDEIGKKYENPTEKYMRKPQEFRREGRGFGDRRREGGDRRREGGDRRREGGDRRREGGDRRREGGDRRREEGGSRNERSGSNKKRKKFGRR; via the coding sequence ATGTATTCTGTGATATTAACAGAATTTGGAATCTCAGTTTTCAATGATGACAAGCTTGAAAAATCATTTCCTTTCTCAAATCCAGTTAAAGAATATCTTTTAGTAAAAAACAAAGAATCAAAACTTAATGAATTAATCAATTATTTAGCTTCAATTCAAAGAGGAGTCTCCGTTAGTGATGAAGCACTACTTGCAATTTTAAAAAAACATTCAATTGATTGTTATTTGATGGATGCAGCACAATTAGATAATGTTCAAGCAACAAAACCACAAATTATTGTAGATTCTGGCTTTGCCTCTAATTTACAAGACACATTAGGAAAACTAAGAGAGTTTGCTTTGGGAATTTCATCATCCAAAGTAACAGAGGTTTCTGAAAGTCCGGATCTTCACATCATTCAAGCAATTAATTCATTAGATGAGATTGACAAGATTGCAAATGGTCTAAGTTCAAGACTTCGGGAATGGTATGGATTACACTTTCCAGAATTAGATAACATTATTGACAGCATTAATGGATATGCACAAATTGTTCTTGCTGGAAAACGAGAATCATTAACAAAACAAGTTTTTGAAGAAGCAGGGTTTCCAGAATCAAAAGTAGAGATGTTGACTTTAATTTCTTCAAAAAGTAGGGGAGGAGATATTTCAGATGTCAATTTAGCTATAGTTCAATCAATTGCAAAACAAATTTTAGATTTTCATGAATTACGTAAAAAACTTGAAGAGCATGTTGAAACTGCCATGCAAGAAATTGCACCAAATCTTTCAGCAATTCTTGGAAGTGCAGTAGGTGCAAGAATTTTAGGAAGAGCTGGAAGTCTCAAGAGATTGGCATCATTACCTGCCAGTACAATCCAAGTACTGGGAGCTGAAAAAGCATTGTTTAGATCATTGAAGACAGGTTCTCAACCTCCAAAGCACGGATTATTGTTCCAGCATGCTATGGTTCATGCAGCTCCCAGATGGCAAAGAGGAAAAATTGCCAGAGCAGTTGCTGCCAAAGCCGTAATTGCTGCGAGAGTAGATGTCTACGGAGAAGGACTAAACCAAACACTTCTTGAAAAACTCAACATCAGAGTAGATGAGATTGGAAAAAAGTATGAAAATCCAACTGAGAAATACATGAGAAAACCCCAAGAATTTAGGCGTGAAGGAAGGGGCTTTGGAGATAGAAGAAGAGAAGGTGGAGATAGAAGAAGAGAAGGTGGAGATAGAAGAAGAGAAGGTGGAGATAGAAGAAGAGAAGGTGGAGATAGAAGAAGAGAAGGTGGAGATAGAAGAAGAGAAGAAGGCGGTTCAAGAAATGAAAGATCAGGTTCAAATAAAAAGAGAAAGAAGTTTGGAAGAAGATAA
- a CDS encoding fibrillarin-like rRNA/tRNA 2'-O-methyltransferase → MKDQVQIKRERSLEEDNQSYFWIKSEGERKLATENLVPGNQVYKEKLIIKKGVEYRLWDAFRSKLAAAIMNDLEYFPFENKSIVLYLGASTGTTVSHISDIVGPSGIVFGVEHASRVARDFLDRVASYRKNIIPILQDARKPKEYFSVFGKVDIIYVDIAQPDQTQIALDNCEMYLKKGGYFFLVIKTRSIDVTKSPRRIIEEETEKLKKNFDILQSIDLHPYDKDHAMVIAKYKN, encoded by the coding sequence ATGAAAGATCAGGTTCAAATAAAAAGAGAAAGAAGTTTGGAAGAAGATAATCAATCATATTTTTGGATAAAATCAGAAGGCGAAAGAAAACTAGCTACTGAAAATTTAGTTCCAGGAAATCAAGTGTATAAAGAAAAATTAATTATCAAAAAAGGAGTAGAATATAGATTATGGGATGCATTTAGGAGTAAATTAGCAGCAGCTATAATGAATGATCTTGAATATTTCCCATTTGAAAATAAAAGTATAGTTCTGTATTTAGGAGCCTCAACTGGAACTACGGTTAGTCACATTTCAGATATTGTAGGTCCTAGTGGAATAGTTTTTGGTGTAGAACATGCGAGTAGAGTGGCAAGAGATTTTCTCGATAGAGTCGCATCATATAGAAAAAACATCATTCCAATATTACAAGATGCAAGAAAACCAAAAGAATATTTTTCAGTCTTTGGAAAAGTAGACATCATATATGTCGACATAGCACAACCAGATCAAACACAAATTGCATTAGATAATTGTGAGATGTATCTAAAAAAAGGAGGTTATTTCTTTTTAGTCATCAAGACACGTAGTATTGATGTTACAAAATCACCAAGAAGAATTATTGAAGAGGAAACTGAGAAGCTAAAAAAGAATTTTGATATCTTGCAATCAATTGATTTGCATCCATATGATAAAGATCATGCAATGGTAATTGCAAAATATAAAAATTAA
- the rnhB gene encoding ribonuclease HII: MQICGIDDAGRGPMLGPLVIAGVLIDKKNMKKLSALGVKDSKKLTPKLREHLYKKIIEIVDDYYIAKISPRLIDASVKKHCLNGLEAKYMAKVVSKLNPDISYVDSCDVNPTRFGKEISKLSDNHKIRSYHRADSRFVVVSAASILAKVTRDKAIAKLRRNHDLGSGYPSDSITVKFVTKYYKNNHALPNFVRKSWKPVLKITGNN, encoded by the coding sequence GTGCAAATCTGTGGTATAGATGATGCTGGACGTGGTCCTATGTTGGGCCCATTAGTAATAGCTGGAGTGTTAATTGATAAAAAAAATATGAAAAAATTAAGCGCATTAGGTGTAAAAGATTCAAAAAAACTTACTCCTAAACTACGTGAACATCTATACAAAAAAATTATTGAAATCGTAGATGATTATTATATTGCAAAAATTTCTCCTAGATTAATTGATGCTAGTGTAAAGAAACACTGCCTAAATGGTTTAGAGGCAAAATACATGGCAAAAGTAGTTTCAAAATTAAATCCGGATATATCATATGTGGATTCCTGTGATGTAAATCCCACTAGATTTGGAAAAGAAATCTCCAAACTATCTGACAATCATAAAATTAGATCATATCATCGCGCAGATAGTAGATTTGTAGTAGTCTCTGCTGCATCTATTCTTGCTAAAGTTACAAGAGATAAAGCAATTGCAAAGTTAAGAAGAAATCATGATTTGGGTAGTGGGTATCCTTCAGATTCTATAACAGTGAAATTTGTGACTAAATATTATAAAAATAATCATGCCCTGCCTAATTTTGTGCGTAAAAGCTGGAAACCCGTTCTAAAAATAACTGGAAATAATTAA
- a CDS encoding tRNA (guanine-N1)-methyltransferase: protein MEFPDETFQEIIEGTTKLLVPKKSITDKVPPKKPAFFNPKAKVNRDFSIIAYASFLKNFQGPKIFLEGLSGIGARGLRVGNELDVEKIVINDLNPTALEMSKYSANLNNLENIKFSEKEVCRFLSKYSKKGKRGSIVDIDPFGSPAAFFDCGIRATMHGGILSTAATDLQVLNGLFQSACKRKYGGIPVRTEYGNEIAIRLILGCLRAVAGRLGVEIIPLFVESEMHYYRTYVKVLNRPDQKENLGYILHCKNCGHRKISLEKENECNLCNQQFNIAGPLWIGKIFDKEFIQNMIFEVPNFQIDKNCERVLGKCLAESEMPATYFTLDEIASKMKSSPPKLENAILNLQKNNFQASITSFSPTGFRTNAKINEIIKIFQTIQ, encoded by the coding sequence TTGGAATTTCCAGATGAAACTTTTCAAGAAATAATTGAAGGTACAACAAAACTACTAGTTCCAAAAAAATCAATTACCGATAAAGTTCCACCAAAAAAACCTGCATTCTTTAATCCAAAAGCTAAAGTGAATAGAGATTTTTCCATTATTGCATATGCATCTTTTCTAAAGAATTTTCAAGGACCAAAAATTTTCTTAGAAGGATTATCGGGAATTGGTGCAAGAGGATTAAGAGTTGGAAATGAGTTAGATGTAGAAAAAATTGTAATAAATGATCTAAATCCCACCGCACTAGAAATGTCAAAATATTCAGCCAATCTGAACAATTTAGAAAATATTAAATTTTCTGAAAAAGAAGTATGTAGATTTTTGAGCAAATATTCAAAAAAAGGCAAAAGAGGTTCAATTGTAGATATTGATCCCTTTGGTTCTCCTGCAGCATTTTTTGACTGTGGGATTAGAGCAACGATGCATGGAGGAATTTTGTCTACTGCAGCTACGGATCTTCAAGTTCTAAATGGGCTTTTTCAGAGTGCCTGTAAGAGAAAATATGGTGGAATTCCAGTAAGAACAGAGTATGGAAACGAAATAGCCATTAGACTGATTTTAGGTTGTCTAAGAGCAGTTGCAGGAAGACTAGGTGTAGAAATCATACCATTATTTGTGGAAAGTGAGATGCATTACTATCGAACCTATGTCAAAGTTCTAAACAGACCAGATCAAAAAGAAAATTTAGGATACATTTTACACTGCAAAAATTGTGGCCATAGAAAAATATCATTAGAAAAAGAAAATGAATGTAATTTGTGCAATCAGCAATTCAATATTGCTGGTCCTTTATGGATAGGAAAAATTTTTGATAAAGAATTTATTCAAAACATGATTTTTGAAGTTCCAAATTTCCAAATAGATAAAAATTGTGAGAGGGTACTTGGAAAATGTCTTGCAGAATCAGAAATGCCTGCAACTTATTTTACATTAGACGAGATTGCATCAAAAATGAAATCATCCCCACCTAAACTTGAAAATGCAATTTTAAATTTACAAAAAAATAATTTTCAAGCAAGTATCACATCATTTAGTCCAACAGGGTTTAGAACAAATGCCAAAATTAATGAAATAATTAAAATATTTCAGACTATCCAATAA
- a CDS encoding RlmE family RNA methyltransferase — protein sequence MKLIDARKDHYRRLAHEQGYRSRAAFKLQELNKSYRIIGPGFYVLDLGCAPGGWTQMAVKLAGNQGKVMGVDLSYVEEIPGAHIIRENIEDEHVVDEVMDYFGRKVNAVVCDLSPQVSGNWTVDHAKQISLNYDCTKIMDKVLANKGNAVFKVFDGEYSMEFRDYVKKKFSRINLTKPNASRKQSSELYLVCLGFIG from the coding sequence ATGAAACTAATTGATGCACGAAAAGATCATTACCGAAGATTAGCTCATGAGCAGGGTTATCGCAGTAGAGCAGCTTTCAAACTACAAGAACTAAACAAATCTTATCGAATTATTGGTCCTGGATTCTACGTACTTGATCTTGGTTGTGCTCCTGGAGGTTGGACTCAGATGGCAGTAAAATTAGCAGGAAATCAAGGTAAAGTGATGGGTGTTGATTTATCCTATGTTGAAGAAATTCCCGGAGCCCATATTATTCGAGAAAATATTGAAGATGAGCATGTAGTTGATGAGGTGATGGATTATTTTGGGCGTAAAGTTAATGCTGTAGTTTGTGATCTTTCTCCTCAAGTTAGTGGAAATTGGACAGTTGATCATGCAAAACAAATCTCATTAAATTATGATTGCACCAAAATAATGGACAAGGTTTTAGCAAACAAAGGAAATGCTGTTTTCAAAGTTTTTGACGGTGAGTATTCTATGGAATTCAGAGACTATGTAAAGAAAAAATTTTCTAGAATAAATCTCACAAAACCTAATGCTAGTAGAAAACAAAGTAGTGAACTATATCTTGTTTGTTTAGGATTTATTGGATAG